From a region of the Desulfuromonas sp. KJ2020 genome:
- the glp gene encoding gephyrin-like molybdotransferase Glp codes for MLSYTEALQIVGKTVTPLPPRLLPLAEAAGLVLAEETRSRLDLPPADNSAMDGYAYGFAGQPAGDRLTVTGFIPAGALRTETVPAGHCVKIMTGAPLPPGCDTVVPIEETEESDGQVRLRKAGQKGVHVRYRGEEIRKGEILLAAATRLGPGEIGLLAAAGVAQVRVYPRPRVAVLSTGDELVELGAAMRPGQIVNSNSYLLTARLRELGCEVVPLGIGGDEPEALRALLQEGLKADLLVTSGGVSMGDRDLVQEVLRGLGFDLGFWKVAIKPGKPVLFGTVATVPVFGLPGNPAASAATLEIFVAPAVRLLAGAADPLPPRLPARLGGDIPAGGKRETFLWGRLRWAEGGYCFDPSLRQGSGQNRSLQGAHALLAVPAGAAPPAGEVVEVLLLRLPPGGAL; via the coding sequence ATGCTGAGCTATACGGAAGCCCTTCAGATTGTCGGAAAAACGGTCACCCCCCTGCCGCCGCGCCTGCTGCCGCTGGCTGAAGCCGCCGGGCTGGTTCTGGCCGAAGAAACCCGTTCCCGCCTCGACCTGCCGCCGGCGGATAATTCCGCCATGGATGGCTACGCCTACGGGTTCGCCGGTCAGCCGGCCGGGGACCGGCTGACCGTCACCGGTTTTATCCCGGCGGGGGCGTTACGGACGGAGACGGTGCCGGCCGGACACTGCGTGAAAATTATGACTGGGGCGCCGCTGCCGCCGGGCTGCGATACCGTGGTGCCGATCGAGGAGACGGAAGAGAGTGACGGCCAGGTTCGTCTGCGCAAGGCCGGCCAAAAAGGGGTGCATGTGCGCTATCGCGGCGAAGAAATCCGCAAGGGCGAAATCCTGCTTGCGGCGGCTACCCGCTTGGGACCGGGGGAGATCGGCTTGCTGGCGGCGGCCGGCGTGGCGCAGGTGCGCGTTTACCCGCGGCCGCGGGTGGCGGTTCTCTCCACCGGTGACGAACTGGTGGAACTGGGCGCCGCCATGCGGCCGGGACAGATCGTCAATTCCAACAGCTATCTGCTGACCGCCCGTCTGCGGGAACTCGGCTGCGAGGTGGTCCCGCTCGGCATCGGCGGCGACGAGCCGGAGGCCTTGCGTGCTCTCCTGCAGGAAGGGCTGAAAGCCGACCTGCTGGTCACCTCCGGCGGCGTCTCCATGGGGGACCGCGACCTGGTGCAGGAGGTGCTGCGGGGGCTGGGTTTCGACCTCGGATTCTGGAAAGTGGCGATCAAACCGGGCAAGCCGGTGCTTTTTGGCACAGTGGCGACTGTGCCGGTCTTCGGTCTGCCCGGCAATCCCGCCGCTTCGGCCGCTACCCTCGAGATTTTTGTCGCCCCGGCCGTACGGCTGCTCGCCGGTGCCGCTGACCCTCTGCCGCCCCGGCTGCCGGCGCGGCTGGGCGGGGATATTCCCGCTGGCGGTAAGCGCGAGACCTTCCTGTGGGGGCGTCTGCGCTGGGCGGAGGGAGGATATTGTTTCGACCCCAGCCTCCGGCAGGGGTCCGGGCAGAACCGCAGCCTGCAGGGAGCGCATGCCCTGCTGGCGGTGCCGGCCGGGGCGGCACCGCCAGCAGGGGAGGTCGTCGAGGTGCTGCTCCTGCGTCTGCCGCCCGGCGGCGCCCTCTGA
- a CDS encoding ATP-binding protein: MGLSIRSKLFLGFLAVAALAATSGFFALSANRQIVGYFEGGESHFRSNVAAATEVASHAKRLESHLLLYLSLHDFEDRAAVLSLYEAMGRELSTLDAQVENPEARRFLETLQRTREAVKHWALTVILAHDEELDDASEFVLARHNTALRNLSDGVDHLAASALRIAHLETNFLNKQEAITAATAIASLAKKAESSLLFFLSLGCEEDRADFFDFNLELTRNINILRDRVKEPYGQALLDRIAAGERDMFLAGRHLVEIRDAGVVGGQFDYHKNDALLRDLQGAAASIRALGIQMADYEVGLESQLKAGAVEQAQRTIFLVSLVMAAGVALALGLGYAISHSLSRRLQRLKTAVSDIGRGHLETAVPVDKKDEIGEVGTAINLMARDLHHTLVSRRYVENILHSMMDMLLVFSSDLSIQVVNRSTLHLLGYREEELIGRSFVDIVGTGFNDMIRRNLFHAGFVSNIELHFLSKSGERIPVLFSASVMRDEGRSVEGVVCAARDMTEIKRGEEERARLQAQLIQAQKMETVGTLAGGIAHDFNNILTPILGFSELCKGEVSGDSRASQCLDHVINAARRARNLVQQVLTFSRRTEGRRRPVDLQQVVVEAMEFLQASLPKKIGLRQRLGGDLPLVMADPTQIHQVLMNLGTNALQAMPSGDGDIEVILEKAHVDAAQARIYPELKPGDYLRLKFRDNGQGMSEETCKRVFEPFFTTKDVGQGTGLGLSVVHGIIKSHGGHIAVQSAPGKGTTFTILLPVAVGPEESGTLAGASAAAGQGHILLLDDEEVVLLLVEEMLTAQGYQVSAFVGADAALEAFGRRPQDFDLVITDLSMPDRDGLEVARQLKRIRPELPIVLLSGFVGTISPEESAAAGIDRLLMKPIVAAELHETVGDLLAGGGVAVKE; encoded by the coding sequence ATGGGCCTCAGCATCCGAAGCAAGCTTTTTCTCGGTTTTCTGGCGGTGGCTGCCCTGGCGGCGACTTCAGGCTTCTTTGCCCTGAGCGCCAACCGGCAGATCGTTGGTTATTTTGAGGGAGGGGAGAGCCATTTTCGCTCCAACGTGGCCGCCGCTACCGAGGTGGCCAGCCATGCCAAGCGCCTCGAAAGCCATCTGCTCCTCTACCTGTCGCTCCATGACTTCGAGGACCGCGCCGCCGTTCTCTCCTTGTATGAGGCGATGGGGAGGGAGCTGTCCACTCTGGACGCCCAGGTGGAGAATCCCGAAGCCCGCCGTTTTCTGGAAACCCTCCAGCGCACCCGGGAAGCGGTCAAACACTGGGCGCTGACCGTCATCCTGGCCCATGACGAAGAGCTGGATGACGCCAGCGAATTTGTGCTGGCCCGCCACAACACCGCCTTGCGCAACCTGAGCGATGGCGTCGATCATCTGGCGGCCAGCGCCCTGCGTATCGCCCACCTCGAAACCAATTTCCTCAACAAACAGGAAGCCATCACGGCGGCAACGGCTATAGCCAGTCTGGCCAAAAAGGCGGAGAGCAGTCTACTGTTCTTCCTTTCTCTCGGCTGTGAGGAGGACCGGGCCGATTTTTTCGATTTCAATCTGGAATTGACCCGGAACATCAATATTTTACGAGATCGGGTCAAGGAGCCCTATGGACAGGCCCTCCTCGACCGGATCGCGGCGGGTGAGCGGGACATGTTTCTGGCCGGGCGGCATTTGGTGGAAATCCGGGACGCCGGGGTGGTCGGGGGGCAGTTCGATTACCACAAAAACGACGCGCTGCTGCGTGATCTGCAAGGGGCGGCGGCCAGCATCCGCGCCTTGGGCATCCAGATGGCGGACTATGAAGTCGGCCTGGAAAGTCAGCTCAAAGCCGGTGCCGTCGAGCAGGCGCAACGCACCATTTTTCTGGTGTCGCTGGTCATGGCGGCCGGAGTGGCCCTGGCGCTGGGGCTGGGCTATGCCATCTCCCATTCCCTGTCCCGGCGTCTGCAGAGACTGAAAACGGCGGTCAGCGATATCGGTCGTGGCCATCTGGAAACGGCCGTCCCCGTCGACAAAAAAGACGAAATCGGCGAGGTCGGCACCGCCATCAATCTGATGGCGCGCGACCTGCACCACACGCTGGTGTCGCGGCGCTACGTCGAAAACATCCTCCATTCCATGATGGATATGCTGTTGGTCTTCTCCTCCGACCTGAGTATCCAGGTGGTCAACCGCTCGACCCTGCATCTGCTCGGCTATCGTGAAGAAGAACTGATCGGCCGTTCTTTTGTTGACATCGTTGGTACCGGTTTTAATGACATGATCCGCCGGAATCTTTTCCATGCCGGCTTTGTCTCCAATATCGAACTGCACTTTCTGAGCAAGAGCGGCGAGCGGATTCCGGTGCTCTTCTCCGCCTCGGTCATGCGGGATGAGGGCCGCAGCGTAGAGGGCGTGGTCTGCGCCGCCCGGGATATGACCGAGATCAAGCGGGGGGAAGAAGAGCGCGCCCGTTTGCAGGCCCAGCTTATTCAAGCCCAGAAAATGGAGACTGTCGGGACGCTGGCTGGCGGCATCGCCCATGACTTCAACAACATTCTGACGCCCATTCTGGGCTTCAGCGAACTGTGCAAAGGGGAGGTGTCGGGTGACAGCCGGGCGAGCCAGTGTCTTGACCATGTCATCAACGCTGCCCGCCGCGCTCGCAATCTGGTGCAGCAGGTGTTGACCTTCAGTCGGCGCACCGAGGGCCGCCGCCGTCCTGTCGACCTGCAGCAGGTGGTGGTCGAGGCGATGGAATTTCTGCAGGCCTCCCTGCCCAAAAAGATCGGTCTTCGTCAACGGCTGGGCGGCGATCTGCCCCTGGTCATGGCCGACCCGACCCAGATCCACCAGGTGCTGATGAACCTGGGGACCAACGCCCTGCAGGCCATGCCCAGCGGCGACGGCGACATCGAGGTCATTCTCGAAAAGGCCCATGTCGATGCCGCCCAGGCCAGAATCTATCCCGAACTCAAGCCGGGTGACTACCTGCGCCTGAAGTTCCGCGACAACGGGCAGGGGATGAGTGAGGAGACCTGCAAGCGGGTTTTCGAACCGTTCTTCACCACCAAGGATGTGGGACAGGGGACAGGGCTGGGTCTGTCGGTGGTCCACGGGATCATTAAAAGTCACGGCGGCCATATCGCCGTGCAGAGTGCCCCAGGCAAGGGGACCACCTTCACCATTTTGTTGCCGGTCGCCGTGGGCCCTGAGGAGTCAGGAACGCTTGCCGGCGCCAGTGCGGCGGCCGGGCAGGGGCACATTCTGCTGCTGGACGACGAGGAGGTCGTGCTTTTGCTGGTGGAGGAGATGCTGACGGCGCAGGGGTACCAGGTGTCAGCCTTTGTCGGGGCCGACGCGGCCCTGGAGGCCTTTGGCCGACGCCCGCAGGATTTCGACCTGGTCATCACCGATCTCTCCATGCCGGATCGAGACGGTCTGGAGGTGGCCCGTCAGCTGAAACGGATCCGTCCCGAGCTGCCCATTGTGCTGCTGAGTGGATTTGTGGGAACGATATCCCCGGAGGAGAGTGCCGCGGCCGGCATCGACCGCTTGCTCATGAAGCCGATTGTGGCCGCCGAACTCCATGAAACGGTCGGCGACCTTCTGGCCGGCGGTGGGGTGGCCGTCAAGGAATAG
- the def gene encoding peptide deformylase yields MAVQEIRLYPDPILKTACAPIEAFDASVDTLIQDLIDTMVAAGHSVGVAAPQIGVTRRAVVVDVSKSKLGRENNHGLLVMVNPVILEKAGCGTMREGCMSVPDYTGNVSRAEQVVVQFLDRQGRETVIQASGFEAVAIQHELDHLDGFLFLDRVSSLKTDVFRRKK; encoded by the coding sequence ATGGCCGTACAGGAAATCCGCCTTTACCCCGACCCGATTCTTAAAACCGCCTGCGCCCCGATCGAGGCTTTCGACGCTTCGGTGGACACGCTCATCCAGGATCTGATCGATACCATGGTTGCCGCCGGGCACTCCGTAGGCGTGGCGGCGCCGCAAATCGGCGTCACCCGCCGCGCCGTCGTCGTCGATGTCTCCAAGTCGAAACTGGGCCGTGAGAACAATCACGGTCTGCTGGTCATGGTCAATCCGGTGATTCTGGAAAAGGCGGGATGCGGCACCATGCGCGAGGGGTGCATGAGCGTGCCGGACTATACTGGCAATGTCAGCCGAGCCGAGCAGGTGGTGGTACAGTTTCTTGATCGCCAGGGGCGTGAAACGGTGATCCAGGCCAGCGGGTTCGAAGCGGTGGCGATCCAGCACGAGCTGGACCATCTTGACGGGTTCCTCTTTCTCGACCGCGTCTCCAGCCTCAAGACAGACGTCTTCCGCCGCAAGAAATAA
- a CDS encoding glycine cleavage system protein R: protein MHYFALTIIGRDRPGIVADVTEVLYRLGCNIADSSCTLLGGQFAMILIVSSPDIDGKQPFLDAFTGIEESGLSVFVRVLKPGGELRPDLRGEICMISVYGSDRPGIVYRVTQELARRQINITDLNTKLVGSEERPVYVMMLEAMLPEGQDEDSLKAIMAGLKDELQVDINVRSITPVEL from the coding sequence ATGCACTATTTCGCCCTGACCATCATCGGCCGCGACCGGCCCGGCATCGTCGCCGACGTCACCGAAGTTCTCTACCGCCTCGGCTGCAATATCGCCGATTCGAGCTGCACCCTGCTCGGCGGGCAGTTTGCCATGATTCTCATCGTCTCCAGCCCCGACATCGACGGAAAGCAGCCTTTCCTCGATGCCTTCACCGGCATTGAAGAGAGCGGCCTCTCCGTCTTTGTGCGTGTACTCAAACCGGGCGGTGAACTGCGCCCGGACCTGCGCGGTGAAATCTGCATGATTTCGGTATATGGTTCAGACAGACCCGGTATCGTCTACCGCGTCACCCAGGAACTGGCCCGCCGCCAGATCAACATTACCGACCTCAATACCAAGCTGGTGGGCAGCGAGGAGCGTCCGGTCTATGTCATGATGCTCGAAGCGATGCTCCCCGAAGGGCAGGACGAGGACAGTCTGAAAGCGATCATGGCCGGCCTCAAGGACGAACTGCAGGTGGACATCAACGTCCGCTCCATCACCCCCGTCGAGCTCTAG
- a CDS encoding choice-of-anchor F family protein, translating into MKNPKRLLQKLTTTLCLLAFAGTAPAATITAWDTTDVDLNPGPYTLYESYVNLIYTDASFTTTIGGISWKESDSQAPGISIVNGDDQDGTNCVMTSGYNPYDFSIKQCSDPFQSSKRFKSLMNNLAQPTVIKFKVANDGSVKTYSMMQKLSNWTGVDLTDFAIELGFVDANGNWIPSTAGDGLAITTSKGTPVVIGEARDKDMVALFAHGLFGAPDKHHPEPGYFDPNERGDFALQAAEDRFESNGISDNHYNLFGLWNSAPITIYGMYWDSDQLYYTDNILMANCQGTFDEAAGVCNGTWVTYRSQEGTYIDPADGLEKAYISDGVAKPVSEELLAQWEADPWVAPGPIDDFANLSLNWYITLGNSANWPTPDSFAIRLIPRTE; encoded by the coding sequence ATGAAAAACCCCAAAAGACTGTTGCAAAAACTCACCACCACGCTCTGCCTGCTAGCCTTCGCCGGTACGGCGCCGGCCGCCACCATCACGGCCTGGGACACCACTGACGTCGATCTCAACCCGGGGCCCTACACTCTGTATGAGTCGTACGTCAACCTTATCTACACTGACGCCAGCTTCACCACCACCATCGGCGGCATCAGCTGGAAGGAGAGTGACTCCCAGGCCCCCGGTATCAGCATCGTCAACGGCGACGACCAGGACGGTACCAACTGCGTGATGACTTCCGGCTACAATCCCTATGACTTCAGCATCAAGCAGTGCTCCGACCCCTTCCAGTCGAGCAAACGCTTCAAATCCCTCATGAACAACCTCGCACAGCCCACCGTTATTAAGTTCAAGGTGGCCAATGACGGTTCGGTGAAAACCTACAGCATGATGCAGAAACTCTCCAACTGGACGGGCGTGGACCTGACCGACTTCGCCATCGAGCTGGGCTTTGTCGATGCCAACGGCAACTGGATTCCCTCCACTGCCGGCGACGGACTCGCCATCACCACCAGCAAAGGCACACCGGTCGTCATCGGGGAAGCCCGCGACAAGGACATGGTCGCCCTCTTCGCCCATGGCCTCTTCGGTGCCCCTGACAAACATCACCCCGAGCCCGGCTATTTTGATCCCAACGAGCGTGGTGACTTTGCCCTGCAGGCCGCTGAGGACCGCTTTGAGTCCAACGGTATCTCGGATAACCACTACAATCTGTTCGGTCTGTGGAACAGCGCCCCCATCACCATTTACGGCATGTACTGGGATAGCGATCAGCTGTACTACACCGACAATATCCTCATGGCCAACTGCCAGGGAACCTTTGACGAAGCCGCCGGCGTCTGCAACGGCACCTGGGTAACCTACCGCTCCCAGGAAGGTACCTACATTGACCCGGCTGACGGTCTGGAGAAAGCCTACATTTCCGATGGCGTCGCCAAACCGGTTTCTGAAGAGCTGCTGGCTCAGTGGGAGGCCGATCCCTGGGTGGCCCCCGGCCCCATCGATGACTTCGCCAACCTTAGCCTCAACTGGTACATCACCCTGGGCAATTCGGCCAACTGGCCCACCCCGGACTCCTTTGCCATTCGCCTGATCCCCAGAACGGAATAA
- a CDS encoding choice-of-anchor F family protein, with translation MPSGYSKYAGGTTLLPNGAMTWKERDTQGPGLSIVTGDDVTGDNCIMSAGWNPDSTPSATQMSDWWGVDLKQCSDPWQSSKRFKVVSYVLDAPVDLTFNVSANGQEDLYRILQKYGNQTGQRVSGYTQQLGFLINGVFTEAQPGQGLAFALKNGTKHSNDIPTASSMANQGELDSLLAHGLFGAPDKHHTSAGYFNPYVRANFALEAGETFIRTVGMHPVHQDLFGEWMPSNNLKGAIYFDMDGIVYTDNALMGHCDGAFNEEVAQVNAAEGCQGEWVTYRSSLVPVDNGDGTWTIAPSAGIDPLNPALNRTVIPADVVASWDSNPLWIPGDIDDFANVNINTFISLGNADNWPTADGNGNASFTIRITPTFDAATASTEPGTAAPEDFIVFIEAPTAVVQ, from the coding sequence ATGCCGAGTGGTTACTCCAAGTATGCCGGCGGAACAACTCTGTTACCAAACGGGGCCATGACCTGGAAGGAGCGCGACACCCAGGGTCCCGGTCTCAGCATCGTGACCGGCGATGATGTGACGGGCGACAACTGCATCATGTCTGCCGGTTGGAACCCCGACTCAACACCCAGTGCAACCCAGATGAGCGATTGGTGGGGGGTTGATCTCAAGCAATGTTCTGACCCCTGGCAGTCAAGCAAGCGCTTCAAGGTTGTCAGTTATGTTCTCGACGCTCCCGTAGATTTGACTTTCAACGTCAGCGCCAACGGCCAGGAAGATCTCTACCGTATCCTGCAGAAGTATGGCAATCAGACCGGACAGCGTGTCTCCGGTTACACCCAGCAGCTCGGCTTCCTGATCAACGGGGTCTTCACTGAAGCCCAGCCGGGACAGGGACTGGCCTTCGCTTTGAAGAACGGGACCAAACACAGCAACGACATTCCGACTGCGAGCAGCATGGCCAATCAGGGCGAACTCGATTCACTGCTGGCGCACGGCCTGTTCGGCGCACCGGACAAACACCACACCTCGGCCGGCTACTTCAACCCTTACGTTCGCGCCAACTTTGCTCTTGAGGCCGGCGAAACCTTTATCCGCACGGTCGGCATGCATCCGGTGCATCAGGACCTGTTCGGTGAGTGGATGCCTTCGAACAATCTCAAAGGTGCAATCTACTTTGATATGGACGGCATCGTTTACACGGATAATGCCCTCATGGGGCATTGCGATGGCGCCTTTAACGAGGAAGTAGCCCAGGTTAATGCCGCAGAAGGTTGCCAGGGTGAATGGGTCACCTATCGTTCGTCGCTGGTCCCGGTTGACAACGGTGACGGCACGTGGACCATTGCTCCCTCTGCCGGCATCGACCCGTTGAATCCGGCCCTGAACCGTACGGTGATTCCAGCTGATGTTGTCGCTTCCTGGGACAGCAATCCCCTCTGGATTCCCGGCGATATCGACGATTTTGCCAACGTGAATATCAACACCTTTATCTCACTGGGCAATGCTGACAACTGGCCGACTGCTGATGGCAACGGCAACGCGAGTTTCACCATTCGCATCACCCCGACCTTCGACGCCGCAACCGCTTCGACTGAGCCGGGCACCGCGGCTCCGGAAGACTTTATTGTCTTCATCGAGGCCCCGACGGCGGTTGTTCAGTAA
- a CDS encoding SlyX family protein: protein MRHDVENIQERLVELEIRYTHLSQQAEELNEEVILCHRRLDGLERENRRLRDALKSLAPDTPESPDE from the coding sequence ATGAGGCACGATGTGGAGAACATTCAGGAGCGTCTGGTTGAACTGGAAATACGCTATACCCACCTGTCGCAACAAGCAGAAGAGCTCAATGAGGAGGTGATTCTCTGTCACCGGCGTCTCGATGGGCTGGAGCGTGAAAATCGCCGTCTACGGGACGCCCTGAAATCCCTGGCGCCCGACACTCCCGAATCGCCGGACGAATGA
- a CDS encoding radical SAM protein has translation MSRGAGQDLLLIHPPAAKPAEPPLGLAALLGHLRGHGFMVAALDANLEAYLYLLETSRLEGALGPAPCRALQRAVRHARTSLDLLRSPQSLQNFARYSTAVHHLNQALSVYTGEGGRERLTLGDYQHGDLSEFSPDDLERVAAGEVSTLFASYFREQVLPQLEVQRPRWVALSVNYRHQVLPAFELAGMIRRRLPDIGLVGGGGMFTSWKPFLQQNRRHFTCFDHIGFGPGEAVLGRLLDGPNPAGAYDLEDPSSIAFTPDYSFAPLVRYLSPVPVLPLAASRGCYWQKCLFCPEATSPTHPWATVGDADFVPWLLELSARYGTKHLHLSDNAIPPRLLRAMAARAAEMAALRWHGFVRFEKALLDPHLVQALAAGGCRMLQLGLESGSQAVLDRLGKGTRLADVSVILRNLQRAGIATYVYIMLGTPGETEADAEATRRFLEEHAEAVTFLNIAIMNLPRQSEMLIRPDDFGIEGTSLPTDSESLGLYETFEATSGWGRREARRFLQQRLLASPAVRAMVNRVPPLFTSSHAFLFC, from the coding sequence ATGAGTCGGGGGGCCGGGCAGGATCTGCTGCTCATCCACCCACCGGCCGCCAAGCCGGCCGAGCCTCCTCTAGGGCTGGCGGCCCTGCTGGGTCATCTGCGCGGTCACGGTTTTATGGTGGCCGCGCTGGACGCCAACCTGGAGGCGTACCTCTATCTGCTTGAAACCTCCCGGCTGGAAGGGGCGCTGGGGCCTGCGCCTTGCCGCGCCCTGCAGCGGGCCGTCCGCCATGCCCGTACCTCCCTCGACCTGCTGCGTTCCCCTCAGTCCCTGCAGAACTTTGCCCGTTACTCCACGGCGGTGCATCATCTCAACCAGGCTCTGTCCGTCTACACCGGGGAGGGGGGGCGGGAGCGCCTGACCCTGGGGGATTACCAGCACGGGGACCTTTCCGAGTTCTCTCCTGATGACCTCGAACGGGTGGCCGCGGGTGAAGTATCTACGCTCTTTGCTTCGTACTTCCGTGAGCAGGTGCTGCCGCAGCTCGAAGTGCAGCGGCCGCGCTGGGTGGCCCTCTCCGTCAATTATCGCCACCAGGTGCTGCCCGCCTTCGAACTGGCGGGTATGATCCGCCGGCGGCTTCCCGACATCGGCCTGGTGGGTGGGGGAGGGATGTTCACCTCCTGGAAGCCGTTTCTGCAGCAGAACCGGCGGCACTTTACCTGCTTCGACCACATTGGCTTCGGCCCCGGCGAGGCGGTGCTGGGCCGGCTGCTGGACGGTCCGAACCCGGCTGGCGCCTATGACCTGGAGGATCCGTCCTCAATCGCCTTCACGCCGGATTACAGCTTCGCTCCCCTCGTCCGCTACCTCTCTCCCGTGCCGGTACTGCCTCTAGCCGCCTCTCGCGGCTGTTACTGGCAGAAATGTCTGTTCTGCCCCGAGGCCACCTCTCCGACCCATCCCTGGGCGACGGTGGGGGACGCCGACTTTGTGCCCTGGCTGCTGGAATTGAGTGCCCGCTACGGCACGAAGCATCTTCATCTCTCCGACAACGCCATCCCGCCGCGCCTGCTCAGGGCGATGGCCGCACGAGCGGCCGAGATGGCCGCGCTGCGCTGGCATGGCTTTGTGCGCTTCGAGAAAGCCCTCCTCGACCCTCACCTCGTGCAGGCTTTGGCCGCCGGCGGCTGCCGTATGCTGCAGCTGGGGCTTGAAAGCGGCTCCCAGGCCGTACTCGACCGTCTGGGTAAGGGGACTCGCCTGGCCGATGTCTCGGTGATTTTGCGCAACCTGCAGCGCGCCGGCATCGCCACCTATGTCTATATCATGCTCGGCACCCCCGGCGAGACCGAAGCCGATGCCGAAGCGACCCGACGTTTTCTCGAAGAGCACGCCGAGGCCGTGACCTTTCTCAATATCGCCATCATGAACTTGCCGCGCCAGTCGGAGATGCTGATCCGTCCCGACGACTTCGGCATCGAAGGCACCAGCCTCCCCACGGACAGCGAATCCCTGGGGCTTTACGAGACCTTTGAGGCGACTTCCGGCTGGGGGCGCCGGGAGGCCCGCCGGTTTCTGCAGCAGCGCCTGCTGGCCTCGCCAGCGGTGCGGGCCATGGTCAACCGGGTGCCCCCCCTCTTTACCTCCAGTCATGCCTTCCTGTTTTGCTGA
- the mgtE gene encoding magnesium transporter, which produces MDKKLEMLLDTVRKLIRRGAYPNLTKVIAKTHPVDIAHLFRYLDLKEQRILFNLIEEAETAAYVLSELEHSVGAQLLEQIETETITEVLQEMPYDDAVDIIRNMPEELAEEILNIMQDEHSEEIEQLLRYDEDTAGGIMSTEIFSLSQDLTVKKAVESLQQAEDVEMVFYLYVTDEHNHLVGVLSLRQLLTVPPSTLLKDIMIRDVISVRTDMDQEEVALLVAKYNILAIPVVDDGNKLMGIITVDDVIDVMRQEATEDIYKMAGASEEELLYGYKSFKIARLRLPWLVTNLFGGVVTGYLMWRFKATLEQVIALISFIPVITGMGGNVGGQSATIVVRGFATGRIDFSTLRQVFFKELRVGMIMGAVCGLVVGLVAFIWHHNVYLGLVVGLAMVTAMTVAATMGVIATSFFKKIGIDPAIASSPFVQTANDITGILIYFGTATMFLRYLA; this is translated from the coding sequence ATGGATAAAAAGCTGGAGATGCTCCTCGATACGGTAAGAAAACTGATTCGCCGGGGGGCCTACCCCAATCTCACCAAGGTGATCGCCAAGACCCATCCCGTCGATATCGCCCACCTGTTCCGCTATCTCGACCTGAAGGAACAACGCATCCTCTTCAATCTCATCGAGGAGGCCGAGACCGCGGCCTACGTCCTCTCCGAGCTGGAACACAGCGTCGGCGCCCAACTGCTTGAGCAGATCGAGACGGAGACGATCACCGAAGTTCTGCAGGAGATGCCCTACGACGACGCCGTCGACATCATCCGCAATATGCCCGAGGAGCTGGCCGAAGAGATCCTCAACATCATGCAGGATGAGCACTCGGAGGAGATCGAGCAGCTCCTGCGCTACGACGAGGACACGGCCGGCGGCATCATGTCGACGGAGATCTTCTCTCTCAGCCAGGATCTCACCGTCAAGAAAGCCGTCGAGTCGCTGCAGCAGGCCGAGGACGTGGAGATGGTCTTCTACCTTTACGTCACGGACGAACACAATCACCTGGTCGGGGTGCTTTCTTTGCGTCAACTGCTGACCGTGCCGCCGTCGACCCTGCTCAAGGACATCATGATCCGCGACGTTATCAGCGTTCGTACTGACATGGACCAGGAAGAGGTTGCCCTGCTTGTCGCCAAGTACAACATTCTGGCCATCCCCGTCGTGGATGACGGCAACAAGCTCATGGGGATTATCACTGTCGATGACGTGATCGACGTCATGCGGCAGGAGGCCACCGAGGACATCTACAAGATGGCCGGCGCCAGTGAGGAAGAGCTGCTGTACGGGTACAAGTCGTTCAAGATCGCCCGCCTGCGCCTACCCTGGCTGGTGACCAACCTCTTCGGCGGCGTCGTCACCGGCTATCTGATGTGGCGCTTCAAGGCCACCCTCGAACAGGTCATCGCCCTCATCTCCTTCATCCCGGTCATCACCGGTATGGGCGGCAACGTTGGCGGGCAGTCCGCGACCATCGTCGTGCGCGGCTTTGCCACGGGGCGCATCGATTTCTCGACCCTGCGCCAGGTTTTTTTCAAGGAACTGCGCGTGGGCATGATCATGGGGGCCGTCTGCGGCCTGGTCGTCGGCCTGGTCGCTTTTATCTGGCACCACAATGTCTATCTGGGCCTGGTCGTCGGTCTGGCCATGGTCACCGCCATGACCGTGGCGGCTACCATGGGGGTGATTGCAACCTCCTTCTTCAAGAAAATCGGCATCGATCCGGCCATCGCCTCCAGCCCCTTCGTGCAGACCGCCAACGACATCACCGGCATCCTGATCTATTTCGGCACCGCCACCATGTTTCTCCGTTATCTCGCCTAG